Sequence from the Thermocoleostomius sinensis A174 genome:
ATTTCATTTAACGGGCATTTGGGGGCCTGGTATGTGGGTGTCTGATGCCTATGGCTTAACTGGACACATCCAACCTGTTAAACCAGACTGGACAGCTAACGGATTTAATCCATTCAATCCAGGGGGGGTCGTTGCTCATCATATTGCGGCTGGTATTGTCGGCATCATCGGTGGGTTATTCCACATCAACACCCGCCCGTCGGAAAACCTATACCGAGCGTTGCGGATGGGCAATATTGAAACCGTGTTGGCAAGCGGGTTAGCGACGTTTTTCTTTGCGGCGTTTGTGGTAGCGGGAACAATGTGGTATGGTAGCGCCACCACGCCGATCGAATTGTTTGGACCGACACGCTATCAATGGGATAGTAGTTACTTCAAACATGAGATCGATCGTCGAGTCAAAGCCAGTTTAGCGGATGGCGCGAGTTTATCTGACGCATGGTCTGCAATTCCTGAGAAACTAGCCTTCTATGATTACGTCGGTAACAGTCCTGCCAAAGGCGGTTTGTTTCGAGTCGGCCCAATGTTGAAAGGTGATGGCATTGCCCTGGATTGGCTGGGTCATCCCGTATTCACAGACGGCGAAGGGCGCGAGCTAACAGTTCGACGTATGCCCAACTTTTTTGAAAATTTTCCAGTGGTACTCACCGATAGCAACGGGATCGTTCGCGCTGATATTCCCTTCCGTCGTGCAGATGCCCGATACAGCTTTGAGCAACAAGGAGTCCGTGTCAGTTTTTACGGTGGCAGTTTGGATGGACAAACCTTTACCGATCCACCTGTTGTTAAAAAATATGCGCGTCAAGCTCAACTAGGTGAACCCTTTGCTTTTGATACGGAAACGCTCAAGTCAGATGGTATCTTCCGAACCAGCACTCGCGGTTGGTTTGCCTTTGCCCACGTTTGTTGGGGATTGTTGTGGTTCTTCGGACATCTCTGGCACGGTTGCCGCACCCTTTTCCGGGATGTATTCTCAGGTATTGATCCGGAACTTGATATTGAACAAGTAGAATTTGGCGTTTTCCAAAAAGTAGGTGATCCAACTACTCGTAAACGAGTTGCGCTCTAGACCAGAGCCAATGCGTTATCTATTTGATGACCATAATCGTTAAGTAGTAAAGTACAAACTCTATCCAGGGAGAGAGAATGCTTCTCACCTTGGATAGTGCTTTTTTAAATACGATACTGAGTATCGTAAAAGCAATAATGCTTAACTGAACAAGCAAACTTCCACGAAAAGCAGAGGTAAACTGCAATGAATCTTTTAGCTTGGATTGTACTAGGTTTATTGGCAGGCGCGATCGCAAAAGCAATTTATCCTGGATATCAACCGGGTGGAATTCTAGCCACGTTGTTGCTGGGCATCGTTGGGGCATTTATCGGTGGAACGCTTTTTAATGTTTTGCAGACAGGCAGCTTAGCGATCGTTTCTACCAGTCTGAGTATTCCTGGTTTAATAATTGCTGTGATTGGTGCGCTGATTGCCATTTGGTTATGGGGCTTGATGAGCCGTCGCCGTCGCATCTACTAAGCGCACAGAATGAAAAGGACGTTTGTTAGTTTCGCTGTATTTGCAAGCTACTAGTGCAGCCGTTAACTAAATTGACATTGACAAGGTTGGGTAATCAAAATCGTGAGTAGATTGAGTAGGTGAAGCAAAAGCCTACTCTTTTTTTGGTAGTCTTCGGCAGCGCTGATTTAGACCAGTGCCAGAATCAACTGAAACCTATCATAATGGAACCAAGTTGAGACTGGAAACGACGCTATTACCATGCTGTCAATTCATCAATTAGATGCTTACCTAGAGCGAATTCAGTATCATGGTTCTTTAGGGCACTCTGAGGAAACCCTTTGTCAACTTCACCAAGCTCAAGCGCAACATATTCCCTTTGAAAATCTAGATATTTTCTTAGGACAAGACATTCATCTGGACCCCGATCGCCTCTTCAACAAACTCATCAATCGAAAACGCGGCGGTTATTGCTATGAGTTAAATGGGCTGTTTCTATTAGTTTTACAACATCTTGGCTTTCATATTATCCCTATGGCGGCCCGAGTGTTTATGCCCAATGGCTCCTTGCGGCAAAAATCACATCAGATGGCAATCGTAGAGCTTAGAGGTCAATCTTGGCTAGTAGATGTTGGATTTGGCGGCAACGGTTTGGTGCAACCCATTGTCACTGAAGTGAATCGAGAATGGGATCAAACCATTGATACATTTAGGCTGCAATCTGATGAAAATCTTGGCTTGATACTTCAGCACCAACTCAACGATGAATGGCGATCGCTGTATGCCTTTATTCCTGAAAAACAATACCCAGCCGATTACCGGATGATGAACTTTTTTGCTTCTCGATCGCCGGATTCTTTGTTTACACGAAAACGTCTTTGTATTATTCCTACATCAGAGTCTCGAATTATTCTCAATAACCATGTCTTAAAAATTCGCGGCGTTCGTCATTCGATTGTCACCCAGCTTACAACCGCTGATTCTTATGATCAAGCATTAAAACAATATTTCGGCATTGCTCTATCCCCGGAAGTATCTTGGCATCTCTACTCTCCAATCCCTACCCCCTTGTCTTCGGAGGCTTAGCGATGCCCCGACGGACGAGTGCTGCCTCTAGGTTTCTGATAAACTCAGCGTCGGCATCGGATAGGGTAGACGAAGTCAGGGAAACAGCCTTGGTATCCGTCTGCAAACATGCGAATGCCTGACGAAAGTGATTAGAATTAGCGGCAATAGGTGCATCAAAATGACAGGGAATGATCCGTTGAAATGACCAGTTGGCGATGGTCTCTACCCAATTCAACACTTGTTGAGGAGCTTGCGGAAAAATTAGGGTTTGTAGAATGGGAGCGACAAACAGTCGGCCATCTCGATGCAATGCCTTGAAAGAGTCCGGCCAGTTCTCTTTCCAGCGAAACGGGTATAACCCAAAGTACGCTTTTTGGGAGCGATCGGGAGCCTTCAAAGCGTCTCGAATGGCTTGTCCCAGCCCCACCGTCTCGACTACGCTTGGTCGAAAATAGATGGCAAATAGTGAAATTCGCTGCCAGCCCTTGCGTCGATTAGCGTCTGTGTCTGTCACTGCCTCACCTGCCCCATCGCGGGCATGGAATAGCAGTGGATACGGGTCTAACTGAACGATCGCTGGCGGATTGATGGGTACTGACAGCACAGCGTCGGTTACTAAAAGCGTTTGGGATGGTTTGTGCAACAAGGCTACTTCTACAAACGCTCCCCGCCCCAGATCAATGTCTAAAACAGCATAGTCAAATTCATCAGCAAAGGGAGTGTGACGGCAGCCAGTTGGTAACTCTTGCGTACGACGCTGCGGAAAGCCTAACCAACTGAGCGGTAAATTCAACGGAAAACTCCACTGATGCGGCGCAACAAACACCTGGGCTTGTGGAAAACAACGCGCAAACGGACCTACAAACACTTTATGTTCAAGTCCAGAACTAGTAGGAAGGAGAATGTATTTCACCTCTCCGTGTTGTGCCACCAATTGATTAATCAGACGAATACATTCGATCGTCGGTGCTACGGGAGCATAAACCAATAATCCACCTGTTTGTAGACGAACCACGGTCATACGGATGGGAACGATCGTATACAAAATGCCATGAAGCTGATCAAACGTCCAAATAGTATCCTTTACTACTTCGGTACGCAACGTGCGGCGACAACCATAGGGGTACAGCGGTAACGCCATCCAAAATTTCCAACGCCAATCCTGAGGTTGAGCAGATGCGATCGATGGTTCTGGTAAACGATCAAGTCGATGGGATGGCAGGCTCATAAAACAGGCTCAAATCAATCGGTCTATTTCGGTCTATTGATGTGTATTGGGTTGAACAATGCTCCTGATTGAACAACCCAAATTGGTTCTCTCCTATTCTCACCCTTCTGTTGCTCTCTTTTGAATCAATCTACAGAGATAGTCCTGGGTGTTTTAGCAAAAGTTTAGTGGTTGTGCATCAAATTGGTGTGGGATAACGCGAAGGGGTATAGATTTGGATTATCCGGTTCCGCGAAATCCTTCACCCTCGATAATCACAGCGATTGCTCTAGCCAGAGATTGCTCATTAGATGCAAATATTCTCAATATTGTCGCACCAAATTTGCTGATAGTGAATCCCTCACCGCCGCCGCTGCCACTGTGGCACTAGCATGTGGCACCATTAGCCGATCGCCTGACCCTCAACTCCTAGCTCTCCCTCTCTGCTTTTGCTTTTCTGCTATCTTCCTCTCCTCGGATACATTCGTCAGGAACTTCTCACCCTTAGAATAATTCAAAGTAAATATGAATACTGCTATTCAGGTTTGGCAATAAGTCCGTTATGACTACCGCTCTTGCGTTTTCTCGTTGTTCCTTTAAACCGATCGTCGTTCGATCGCTGATAGTAGGTGTCTTATCTACAGCCGGAGTGCTGCTGGGGATAGTGCCGACACTGAATACTTCCACGGCTGAGTTGACCTTCAGCCAAGCGGCTTATGCGCAAAATGGGTCTCAGTTTTCAGATCAAGACTTAGAGAATTATGTTCGGGCAGCCGAGCAGTTAGAAATTCGCCGACAGCGAGTGGTGGAAGAAATTAAGGGAATCGTGGGTTATGTTCCTGCCATTCGCTGTGACGTGCCCAGTAGCTTAGAGGAACTCCCATCAGGAGCTAGGGAACGAGCCGTAAGCTATTGCAATTGGGCGATCGGGATTGTGGAGGAGAATAATCTTAGAATCGATCAGTTCAATGCCATTATGTCTGCGAGTCAGTCTAATGCCGCCTTGGCACAGCGCATTCGCTGTATTCAGCAACCATCAGATGCCTGTGGACAATAGCACATCTCCTCCATCAGTCCTCCACTAGTCAATCGCCCATCGCTTGACTAGGCAACTTCAGTAACGGCTGGAACAGGTTTGCGCTGAATCTGCACGTTACCGTCGTTGTCAATGTCCACGATCGCCGTTTCTCCCATACTCACCTGACCTGCCAGAATGGCTTCGGCTAGATTGTCTTCTAGCAAGCGGGCAATGGCTCGACGCAATGGTCGCGCTCCGTAGCTGGGGTTGTACCCTTCCTGAATTAACTGCTCTTTGAACGCATCGGTGACTTCAATGCGAATGGCTTGTTCGCTGAGGCGATCGTCTACCTCTTTCAGCAACAGATCGGCAATTTGCTGGAGCTCGTCGCGTGTCAGCGGTTGGAAAACGATGATCTCATCAATGCGATTCAGCAATTCCGGGCGGAAGTAGTGCTTCATCTCATCTTGAACGCGCGTGCGAATGTGCTGATACTGCGTGTTGGCGCGATCGTCGGTAAGCTCAAAGCCCAAGCCACCGCCACCCTTCTCAATCAGCTTGGAGCCGATGTTCGAGGTCATAATCAACAAAGTATTCTTGAAACTGACCGTGCGGCCTTTGGCATCGGTCAAGCGCCCATCTTCCAACAATTGCAACAGCATGTTAAATACATCTGGATGGGCTTTTTCAATCTCATCCAGCAAAATCACGGTGTAGGGCTGGCGACGTACCGCTTCGGTCAATTGCCCGCCTTCGTCGTAACCAACATATCCCGGTGGCGATCCAATCAGCTTGGAAACAGTGTGGGCTTCCATGTACTCGGACATATCCAGGCGAATCATGGCATCTTCCGAGCCAAACACCGTCGCCGCCAATGCCTTTGTTAACTCTGTTTTACCAACCCCTGTAGGTCCAGCAAAGATGAGGCTGGCAATCGGACGTTCGGGATTTTTCAACCCCACACGGGCCCGACGAATAGCACGAGCGACGGCGCTCACCGCCACTTCTTGACCAATCACGCGATCGTGGAGGGCATCTTCCAGGTGCAGCAGCAACGCCGAAGTGGATTCGGTAAGTTTGGTGACGGGAATGCGTGTCCATTCGGAGACGATATGAGCAATATCATCTGCGGTGACAGAGGCAGCATCCGATGGGGTGGTATCTGTTGAGGACAGAATCGCTTTGATCTGGGCTTCTAACTCCAGTTCCCGATCGCGCAATTTTCCAGCTTGCTCAAAATCTTGAGCGTCTACAGCCGCTTGCTTATCAGTGGCTATTTGGCTTAGTTCCTGCTTCAGCGATCGGACGGGGGAATGTTGAGCCTGCCGCAACCGCACCAGTGATCCGGCTTCGTCAATTAGGTCAATGGCTTTGTCAGGCAAGAATCGATCGGCAATATAGCGGTGGGATAGTTTGGCTGCTGCGTCTAAGGCTTCATCTGTAATTGTGACGCGGTGGTGCTGCTCATAGCGATCGCGCAGACCGTGCAAAATCGCAATCGTTTCTTCAACACTGGGTTCGCCCACGGTGACGGGCTGAAACCGTCGCTCTAAGGCAGCATCGCGCTCGATGTACTTGCGATATTCGTCGAGCGTGGTAGCTCCCAACACCTGGAACTCGCCTCGCGCTAAGGCTGGCTTCAGCATATTGGCAGCATCTAGACTGCCTTCGGTGGCTCCGGCCCCTACCAATGTATGAATTTCATCAATCACCAGAATAATATTTCCCGCCTGCCGCACTTCCTCAACAATTTTGGACATGCGTTCCTCAAACTCACCGCGTAGGCGAGTTCCTGATAGTAACGTTCCAACATCAAGGCTGATCACCTGCTTGTCACGCAAGATATCAGGTACATTGCCATCGTGAATCCGCTGGGCTAGTCCTTCGGCAATGGCAGTTTTACCCACGCCAGGTTCACCAACCAGCACCGGGTTATTTTTAGTGCGACGCCCCAAAATTTGCACTACTCGCTCCAGTTCTAGCTGCCGACCCACCATTGGATCAAGCTGTCCTTGGGCGGCTAGTTGGGTTAAATCGCGGCCAAATTCGTCAAGTGTGCGGAGGGACGATCGTTTCGCTTGTGGAGCTTGGGAGCGCTCTCGTACCCCTGCTGCGACTGGAGCCGCTTCGATCGCCTGACTTACCTGTTCCAGCAATTGCACTAAATCAACCCCCAGATTCTCTAGCACCTTGAGGGCAATATTATTATCATCTTCCAAAATGCTAAGCAACAAATGCTCTGGCGTCACATAAGACTGGTTTTGTTGAGCTAGAACAGTAGCTTGTTCCAGCACGCGAACCGACTTTGGGGTAAACGGAATTTCCGTCAGTGCTGCATTATGGCTACGACCCATGAGATTTTTAACCTCACTACGAGCTGCCTCCAGCGTCACCCCTAAATCTGTTAATAGCTTCGCCGCTGTTGTTCCCTTGCCACGAAGCAACCCCAGCAGAAGTTGCTCGGTTCCAGCCGAACGATATCCCAAACGGCGAGCTTCTTCTTGGGCAGCCATAATTACTGCGATGGCTTG
This genomic interval carries:
- the psbB gene encoding photosystem II chlorophyll-binding protein CP47, with protein sequence MGLPWYRVHTVVLNDPGRLIAVHLMHTALTAGWAGSMALYELAVFDPSHAALNPMWRQGMFVMPFMARLGVTNSWDGWNINGEVVNHPGFWTFETVAILHILLAGLLFLAACWHWVYWDLDLFKDDQSGEPFLDLPKIFGIHLLLAGLLCFGFGAFHLTGIWGPGMWVSDAYGLTGHIQPVKPDWTANGFNPFNPGGVVAHHIAAGIVGIIGGLFHINTRPSENLYRALRMGNIETVLASGLATFFFAAFVVAGTMWYGSATTPIELFGPTRYQWDSSYFKHEIDRRVKASLADGASLSDAWSAIPEKLAFYDYVGNSPAKGGLFRVGPMLKGDGIALDWLGHPVFTDGEGRELTVRRMPNFFENFPVVLTDSNGIVRADIPFRRADARYSFEQQGVRVSFYGGSLDGQTFTDPPVVKKYARQAQLGEPFAFDTETLKSDGIFRTSTRGWFAFAHVCWGLLWFFGHLWHGCRTLFRDVFSGIDPELDIEQVEFGVFQKVGDPTTRKRVAL
- a CDS encoding GlsB/YeaQ/YmgE family stress response membrane protein, translated to MNLLAWIVLGLLAGAIAKAIYPGYQPGGILATLLLGIVGAFIGGTLFNVLQTGSLAIVSTSLSIPGLIIAVIGALIAIWLWGLMSRRRRIY
- a CDS encoding arylamine N-acetyltransferase family protein; the encoded protein is MLSIHQLDAYLERIQYHGSLGHSEETLCQLHQAQAQHIPFENLDIFLGQDIHLDPDRLFNKLINRKRGGYCYELNGLFLLVLQHLGFHIIPMAARVFMPNGSLRQKSHQMAIVELRGQSWLVDVGFGGNGLVQPIVTEVNREWDQTIDTFRLQSDENLGLILQHQLNDEWRSLYAFIPEKQYPADYRMMNFFASRSPDSLFTRKRLCIIPTSESRIILNNHVLKIRGVRHSIVTQLTTADSYDQALKQYFGIALSPEVSWHLYSPIPTPLSSEA
- a CDS encoding DUF4336 domain-containing protein; this translates as MSLPSHRLDRLPEPSIASAQPQDWRWKFWMALPLYPYGCRRTLRTEVVKDTIWTFDQLHGILYTIVPIRMTVVRLQTGGLLVYAPVAPTIECIRLINQLVAQHGEVKYILLPTSSGLEHKVFVGPFARCFPQAQVFVAPHQWSFPLNLPLSWLGFPQRRTQELPTGCRHTPFADEFDYAVLDIDLGRGAFVEVALLHKPSQTLLVTDAVLSVPINPPAIVQLDPYPLLFHARDGAGEAVTDTDANRRKGWQRISLFAIYFRPSVVETVGLGQAIRDALKAPDRSQKAYFGLYPFRWKENWPDSFKALHRDGRLFVAPILQTLIFPQAPQQVLNWVETIANWSFQRIIPCHFDAPIAANSNHFRQAFACLQTDTKAVSLTSSTLSDADAEFIRNLEAALVRRGIAKPPKTRG
- a CDS encoding DUF4168 domain-containing protein, which codes for MTTALAFSRCSFKPIVVRSLIVGVLSTAGVLLGIVPTLNTSTAELTFSQAAYAQNGSQFSDQDLENYVRAAEQLEIRRQRVVEEIKGIVGYVPAIRCDVPSSLEELPSGARERAVSYCNWAIGIVEENNLRIDQFNAIMSASQSNAALAQRIRCIQQPSDACGQ
- a CDS encoding ATP-dependent Clp protease ATP-binding subunit; protein product: MFEYFTEQAIAVIMAAQEEARRLGYRSAGTEQLLLGLLRGKGTTAAKLLTDLGVTLEAARSEVKNLMGRSHNAALTEIPFTPKSVRVLEQATVLAQQNQSYVTPEHLLLSILEDDNNIALKVLENLGVDLVQLLEQVSQAIEAAPVAAGVRERSQAPQAKRSSLRTLDEFGRDLTQLAAQGQLDPMVGRQLELERVVQILGRRTKNNPVLVGEPGVGKTAIAEGLAQRIHDGNVPDILRDKQVISLDVGTLLSGTRLRGEFEERMSKIVEEVRQAGNIILVIDEIHTLVGAGATEGSLDAANMLKPALARGEFQVLGATTLDEYRKYIERDAALERRFQPVTVGEPSVEETIAILHGLRDRYEQHHRVTITDEALDAAAKLSHRYIADRFLPDKAIDLIDEAGSLVRLRQAQHSPVRSLKQELSQIATDKQAAVDAQDFEQAGKLRDRELELEAQIKAILSSTDTTPSDAASVTADDIAHIVSEWTRIPVTKLTESTSALLLHLEDALHDRVIGQEVAVSAVARAIRRARVGLKNPERPIASLIFAGPTGVGKTELTKALAATVFGSEDAMIRLDMSEYMEAHTVSKLIGSPPGYVGYDEGGQLTEAVRRQPYTVILLDEIEKAHPDVFNMLLQLLEDGRLTDAKGRTVSFKNTLLIMTSNIGSKLIEKGGGGLGFELTDDRANTQYQHIRTRVQDEMKHYFRPELLNRIDEIIVFQPLTRDELQQIADLLLKEVDDRLSEQAIRIEVTDAFKEQLIQEGYNPSYGARPLRRAIARLLEDNLAEAILAGQVSMGETAIVDIDNDGNVQIQRKPVPAVTEVA